From the Bacteroidia bacterium genome, one window contains:
- the hemW gene encoding radical SAM family heme chaperone HemW has product MPGLYLHIPFCDTKCIYCDFYSIESDGKHERFLAQLHTEIARQADLIVAPSSFHSIFFGGGTPSLLEARQIGDLLEALHTRFPVASDAEITMECNPGTVHVEKLRGYREAGVNRLSFGVQSFHEDDLRFLSRIHSVTQAEAAIGDAHTAGFDNVNLDLMFSLPGQTPERWMHNLERARALGTTHLSCYSLTVEQGTPLASMVRRGTVAMPLDESDATLFELTMDTLAGWGFRQYEVSNYALPGYECRHNLTYWRHEDYLGFGPSAHSTWTGRRWWNVSSVHAYGAAIERGALPEAGGELLSPTLRREEYIYLRLRSEGIDLTEFRKVFGSDLAEDNRAFVIRCLEADLLMQQGNILHLTRKGMLVCDEICAELG; this is encoded by the coding sequence ATGCCCGGCCTCTATCTGCACATTCCCTTCTGCGACACGAAGTGCATTTACTGCGATTTTTACTCCATTGAAAGCGACGGGAAGCATGAACGCTTTCTTGCGCAACTGCATACAGAGATAGCGCGGCAAGCCGATCTGATCGTCGCCCCATCCTCGTTTCACAGCATATTCTTCGGTGGGGGAACCCCATCACTTTTGGAAGCGCGGCAGATCGGCGATCTCCTCGAAGCGCTGCACACGCGCTTCCCCGTTGCGTCCGATGCCGAGATTACCATGGAGTGCAATCCCGGGACGGTGCATGTGGAGAAACTGCGGGGATATCGCGAAGCGGGCGTGAACCGGCTGAGCTTCGGAGTGCAGTCCTTTCACGAAGACGATTTGCGCTTTTTGAGCCGCATTCACTCCGTCACGCAGGCCGAGGCGGCGATAGGCGATGCGCACACGGCGGGCTTCGACAATGTGAATCTGGATCTCATGTTTTCGCTGCCGGGACAAACGCCGGAGCGCTGGATGCACAATCTCGAGCGGGCGCGGGCGCTCGGCACGACACATCTGAGCTGTTATTCGCTGACCGTGGAACAGGGCACGCCGCTCGCGAGCATGGTGCGTCGCGGCACGGTGGCGATGCCGCTTGATGAGAGCGACGCGACGCTGTTCGAGCTCACCATGGACACGCTCGCCGGCTGGGGCTTCCGTCAATACGAAGTTTCGAATTACGCGCTCCCCGGATATGAATGCCGGCACAATCTCACGTACTGGCGGCATGAGGATTATCTCGGTTTCGGTCCCTCCGCGCACAGCACCTGGACCGGCCGCCGCTGGTGGAACGTCAGCAGTGTACATGCGTACGGTGCGGCGATCGAGCGTGGCGCCTTGCCCGAGGCCGGAGGCGAATTGCTTTCGCCCACACTGCGACGCGAAGAGTACATATATCTGCGGCTCAGAAGCGAGGGCATAGATCTCACGGAATTCCGGAAAGTGTTCGGCAGCGATCTCGCCGAGGATAACCGGGCGTTCGTTATCCGCTGCCTTGAAGCAGATCTGCTTATGCAGCAGGGAAACATACTCCACCTCACGCGCAAGGGAATGCTCGTGTGCGATGAAATCTGCGCCGAGCTGGGGTGA
- a CDS encoding Eco57I restriction-modification methylase domain-containing protein — protein MFDTAPAHAKYAAADAEQRGAVFTKHEVVEFILDLAGYSEDAPLSTYRILEPSFGEGDFLTEIVERLLKSVPASALKKDNIVGIMAPCIRAVEVHEASLRKTRSLLSALMVGRGVSIKNAELLLDEWIVLGDFLLVDIPGGFTHVVGNPPYLRQEAIPTELLNLYRKRYSTMYDRADLYVPFIERGLRELIPGGKLCFICSDRWMKNKYGQVLRSMVARDYHLDCYVDMVDTPAFHSDVVAYPAITLISKEKKQKRTRITHQPELTSSNLKKLARELRSGLNSILPGIVDVEGVVNGSQPWLLHSFDQLSIVRRLEKQFPSLEETGCKVGIGVATGADRIYIDTMNTLPVEEDRVLPLVTTKDIESGVIRWRGLGVINPFCDDGGLVDLKEYPRLKAYFAKHREALKQRNCAKNQPLRWYRTIDRIHPVLRSTPKLLIPDIKGEANIVYDSGEYYPHHNIYYITSRDWDLRALQTVLRSGIAKLFVSTYSTQMRGGYLRFQAQYLRRIRLPIWRDVSVSLQKKLSHAAEVDDFEDGQQAVFDLYSLSAAERAAIGGNGKE, from the coding sequence ATGTTTGATACTGCACCAGCCCACGCAAAATATGCTGCCGCGGATGCGGAGCAGCGAGGGGCTGTTTTTACAAAACACGAGGTCGTTGAGTTCATACTGGATTTGGCCGGCTATTCCGAAGATGCTCCGCTCTCAACATACAGAATATTGGAGCCATCGTTTGGCGAAGGGGATTTCCTTACCGAAATCGTGGAGCGGTTGCTGAAAAGTGTTCCCGCGAGCGCATTGAAAAAGGATAACATAGTCGGGATAATGGCTCCGTGCATCCGCGCGGTCGAGGTGCATGAGGCAAGTCTCCGAAAAACCAGAAGTTTATTGAGCGCCCTTATGGTCGGGCGTGGAGTCAGTATCAAAAATGCGGAGTTATTGCTTGATGAATGGATTGTACTGGGTGATTTTCTGCTCGTTGACATTCCTGGTGGGTTTACTCACGTCGTTGGCAACCCTCCATATCTTCGTCAGGAAGCTATCCCGACCGAGCTCCTCAACCTCTATCGAAAGCGGTACAGCACCATGTATGATCGTGCGGATCTCTACGTGCCATTTATCGAGCGCGGGTTGCGGGAGTTGATTCCTGGGGGGAAGCTGTGTTTCATTTGCTCGGACCGATGGATGAAGAATAAGTACGGTCAGGTACTCCGGTCGATGGTAGCAAGGGATTACCACCTGGACTGCTATGTGGATATGGTCGATACACCCGCTTTCCATTCAGATGTGGTAGCGTACCCGGCAATCACTTTGATTTCCAAAGAGAAAAAACAAAAGCGCACCCGTATTACCCACCAACCTGAGCTCACATCGTCCAATCTCAAAAAGCTTGCTCGGGAGTTACGATCCGGATTAAATTCGATCCTTCCCGGAATAGTCGATGTTGAAGGTGTTGTGAACGGCTCCCAGCCTTGGTTATTGCATTCCTTCGACCAACTTTCAATTGTCCGGCGCCTGGAGAAACAATTTCCTTCCCTGGAGGAAACAGGCTGCAAGGTTGGAATAGGTGTGGCAACAGGAGCCGACAGAATATATATCGACACAATGAACACACTTCCCGTCGAGGAGGACAGAGTCTTACCCTTGGTAACCACGAAAGACATCGAGAGTGGTGTGATACGGTGGCGTGGTCTCGGGGTCATTAATCCGTTTTGTGATGACGGTGGACTTGTTGACTTAAAGGAATATCCGCGACTCAAAGCATACTTTGCAAAGCATCGTGAGGCATTGAAGCAACGTAATTGTGCAAAGAATCAACCACTCCGATGGTATCGCACGATTGACAGAATTCACCCAGTGCTTCGATCAACACCCAAGTTGCTCATTCCCGATATAAAGGGCGAGGCCAACATCGTATACGACTCTGGTGAATATTACCCGCACCACAACATTTATTACATTACGTCGCGAGACTGGGATTTACGAGCCCTTCAAACAGTCTTGCGTTCAGGGATCGCAAAACTGTTCGTCTCGACGTACAGCACGCAGATGCGCGGCGGATATCTTCGCTTCCAGGCTCAGTATTTGCGCAGAATCAGGCTACCGATTTGGCGCGACGTGTCCGTATCCTTGCAGAAAAAGCTCAGTCATGCTGCGGAAGTGGACGATTTTGAAGACGGACAACAAGCTGTCTTTGACCTTTATAGCCTCAGTGCTGCCGAACGGGCAGCAATTGGCGGAAACGGTAAGGAGTAA
- a CDS encoding GTP pyrophosphokinase — MNLIDTALSIALSVHTGQVDKYGAPYILHPLRVAMRAQSVDDMVIAILHDVVEDGDGKVTLDTLRDSGFPEHIVAAVDCLSKRVIDGAEEEWEAYIARVMTNSAAMRVKLLDLEDNLDVRRIPASATKDDGRFRRYEWARECISKKQVGAEPTDNS; from the coding sequence ATGAACCTCATCGATACCGCTCTCTCAATCGCCCTTTCCGTGCATACGGGACAGGTGGACAAATACGGCGCACCGTATATTCTGCACCCGCTGCGTGTCGCCATGCGTGCGCAGAGCGTGGATGACATGGTCATTGCCATCCTGCATGATGTGGTGGAAGACGGCGACGGAAAGGTAACGCTCGATACACTGAGGGATAGCGGTTTTCCCGAACACATCGTCGCCGCGGTGGATTGCCTGAGCAAGCGCGTTATCGACGGTGCGGAGGAGGAGTGGGAAGCATACATCGCCCGCGTCATGACCAACTCCGCCGCCATGCGCGTCAAACTGCTCGATCTCGAAGACAATCTCGATGTGCGCAGAATTCCGGCCTCCGCCACGAAGGACGACGGGCGCTTCAGGCGTTATGAGTGGGCCAGGGAATGTATTAGCAAGAAACAGGTTGGAGCGGAGCCGACGGATAATAGCTGA
- the lepB gene encoding signal peptidase I — protein MKKSFIETLKSLGFALVAVIILNSFVLASFQVPTGSMENTVMAGDFLFVNKFIYGGTTPPTIPLLGILFGTEIEVPYFRVPGFSDPEKGDVIVFIFPGYRDEVKASVFQYYLKRCVATAGDTLAIKDKQVYVNGKKFDDPEGVLFSRNLEPAGYVSGDIFPRGKEWNRDNYGPLRIPAEGDVVQLNAENIQEWATFIRREGHEVDVRGTDILIDGKLATSYTVERNYVFGMGDNRDDSLDSRFWGFIPQEYVIGTPMIVYWSMDPMINNIFKKIRLSRMFTIIG, from the coding sequence ATGAAGAAATCATTCATCGAAACGCTGAAATCCCTCGGCTTCGCGCTTGTGGCCGTCATCATTCTGAACAGCTTTGTCCTGGCCTCCTTTCAGGTGCCGACAGGATCGATGGAAAACACGGTCATGGCGGGTGATTTCCTGTTCGTGAACAAATTCATCTACGGCGGAACCACTCCCCCGACCATTCCCCTGCTCGGCATTCTTTTCGGCACCGAGATCGAGGTCCCGTATTTCCGCGTTCCCGGTTTCAGCGATCCGGAAAAAGGCGACGTGATCGTCTTCATTTTTCCCGGCTATCGGGACGAGGTGAAAGCGAGCGTTTTTCAATACTACCTGAAACGCTGCGTCGCCACTGCCGGCGACACACTCGCGATAAAGGACAAGCAGGTGTACGTCAACGGGAAAAAATTCGACGATCCCGAGGGTGTGCTGTTCAGCCGGAACCTCGAACCCGCAGGGTATGTCAGTGGCGACATCTTCCCGCGCGGGAAGGAATGGAACCGCGACAATTACGGCCCGCTGCGTATTCCCGCCGAGGGCGACGTCGTTCAACTGAACGCCGAAAACATTCAGGAGTGGGCTACCTTCATCCGGCGTGAAGGACACGAGGTGGATGTACGCGGGACGGATATCCTCATCGACGGCAAGCTTGCGACGTCCTACACGGTGGAGCGCAACTACGTCTTCGGCATGGGCGACAATCGCGACGATTCCCTTGACAGCCGTTTCTGGGGTTTCATTCCTCAGGAGTATGTGATCGGGACACCCATGATCGTGTACTGGTCCATGGATCCGATGATCAACAACATTTTCAAGAAAATCCGCCTCTCCCGCATGTTCACCATTATCGGATGA
- the lepB gene encoding signal peptidase I, which translates to MADDERQSEGNAVAENTPNAGDTAKTTDERNSDVPRKNPLREYWRVLLFALFIALFLKVFFIEAFGIPTPSMSSTLLPGDFLFVNKFIYGIRSPRTIPLTSIRLPHVTIVPGYSSPERGDVLVFEFPGERASLEQPNVLNYVKRCIGLPGDTVELAGKRVLVNGERLEDPVTARFHPHVMGQGDFDAYIYPKASGFNRDWWGPMVVPYSGMEIDLTLENIDHWRLFIEREGHAVRFTAEGAIQVDGNEENSYIVERDYFFVLGDSRDDSQDSRYWGFVPEQNIIGKAMLIYWSWDAYIPLSSPIELFGSVRWDRVFSIVR; encoded by the coding sequence ATGGCCGACGACGAACGCCAGAGCGAAGGAAACGCAGTCGCGGAGAACACTCCGAACGCAGGAGACACCGCGAAAACGACAGACGAGCGCAACAGTGATGTTCCGCGGAAAAATCCGTTGCGCGAATACTGGCGTGTGCTGCTGTTCGCACTGTTCATCGCGCTGTTCCTGAAGGTGTTTTTCATCGAGGCCTTTGGCATTCCCACCCCGTCCATGTCCTCGACGTTGTTGCCGGGGGATTTCCTGTTCGTCAACAAATTCATCTACGGCATACGCTCCCCGCGGACGATTCCGCTTACGAGCATTCGACTTCCGCATGTGACCATTGTGCCCGGGTATTCCTCGCCCGAGCGCGGAGATGTCCTCGTGTTCGAGTTCCCGGGCGAGCGCGCTTCGCTGGAACAGCCGAACGTACTGAATTACGTGAAACGCTGCATCGGCCTGCCCGGCGACACGGTGGAACTTGCCGGAAAGCGCGTGCTGGTCAACGGCGAGCGACTGGAGGATCCGGTTACGGCGCGCTTCCATCCGCATGTGATGGGTCAGGGCGACTTTGACGCGTACATCTATCCCAAAGCGAGCGGCTTCAATCGCGACTGGTGGGGACCGATGGTGGTACCTTACAGCGGAATGGAGATAGACCTGACACTGGAAAACATCGATCACTGGCGACTGTTCATCGAGAGAGAAGGACACGCGGTGCGCTTCACTGCCGAAGGTGCGATACAGGTGGACGGCAATGAGGAAAATTCCTACATCGTGGAGCGTGATTATTTCTTTGTTCTGGGCGACAGCAGGGACGACAGCCAGGACAGCCGATATTGGGGATTCGTACCCGAGCAAAATATCATCGGAAAGGCGATGCTGATTTACTGGTCCTGGGATGCGTACATCCCGCTGAGCAGTCCCATCGAACTGTTCGGCTCCGTGCGCTGGGATCGGGTGTTCAGCATCGTTCGCTGA
- a CDS encoding PaeR7I family type II restriction endonuclease, with product MGLHVLDYQKEARSAIKKFWRQRDGARQKQANRGISDQGERAGVTAGKNMDGFVTLIKKVVLNNGLTDAHIQIGRHALTLPGYFRPTKIWDVIVIHDEQLIAAIELKSQVGPSFGNNFNNRCEEAIGTAADFWTAFREGAFGEAPRPFIGWLMLLEDCERSRKSVKDRSPHFPISPDFQNASYAKRYDILCRKLIRENLYTSASLLLSSRNASSTGKFTEYSTMSGLETFITTFAGHIAATAARSK from the coding sequence ATGGGACTTCACGTATTGGATTACCAGAAAGAAGCACGCTCCGCGATTAAGAAATTTTGGCGGCAACGAGACGGCGCTCGCCAGAAGCAAGCCAACCGTGGGATATCCGATCAGGGGGAACGGGCTGGAGTCACGGCAGGGAAGAACATGGATGGCTTCGTCACGTTGATCAAAAAGGTTGTCCTGAATAACGGACTCACAGACGCCCATATTCAGATTGGCCGACACGCTTTGACGTTGCCTGGGTACTTTCGGCCGACGAAAATATGGGATGTTATCGTCATACATGACGAACAATTAATCGCGGCGATAGAACTGAAGAGCCAGGTAGGGCCGTCCTTCGGAAACAATTTCAATAATCGTTGCGAGGAAGCGATCGGCACTGCCGCCGATTTCTGGACCGCTTTTCGTGAAGGTGCATTTGGAGAAGCACCCCGGCCGTTTATCGGCTGGCTTATGCTTCTTGAGGATTGCGAAAGGTCCCGGAAATCTGTGAAAGATCGAAGCCCGCATTTCCCGATCTCTCCGGATTTTCAGAATGCGTCCTACGCGAAGCGATATGATATTCTGTGTAGAAAATTGATTCGTGAGAATCTCTATACGAGCGCAAGCCTTTTGCTGTCCTCCAGGAATGCGAGTTCGACAGGTAAATTCACCGAATATTCTACCATGTCCGGATTAGAAACATTCATCACCACCTTTGCAGGGCACATCGCCGCTACCGCCGCTCGTAGTAAGTGA
- the lepA gene encoding translation elongation factor 4 has protein sequence MERTRNFCIIAHIDHGKSTLADRLLERTGAITQRDLVNNQVLDDMDLEQERGITIKLHAVQMQYKHSDGLEYTLNLIDTPGHVDFSYEVSRSLNACEGAILVVDATQGIEAQTISNLYLAIEAGLEIIPVINKVDLASAEVEKVTHSIVDLIGCDPEDIIPASAKSGVGIDEILDAVVKRVPAPKGDPEAPLQALIFDSVFDSYRGAIVYMRVVQGTIREGERIRFFSNGKEFEVEEVGILRLKRFRTKELSAGNVGYLIAGIKTVADTNVGDTITNVKNPASGPVPGYKEVKPMVFSGMYPTVSEEFEELRDALAKLRLNDSSLMYEPETSAALGFGFRAGFLGLLHMEIVQERLEREFGMTIITTVPNVEYFVILKSGERVVIDNPSMMPEVGKIEYVEEPYISAQIITPTEYLGNIMKLCMERRGVYVNTQYIDPTRADVHFELPLSEIIFDFYDKLKSVSRGYASFDYEYKDYRESDLVKLDILLNGEPVDALSSIVHRSKSYDWGRRYCRKLKDLIPRQMFEVVIQAAIGNKVIARDVVKALRKNVTAKCYGGDISRKRKLLEKQKEGKKRMKQVGAVEVPQEAFLAVLSMDE, from the coding sequence ATGGAACGCACGCGCAATTTCTGCATTATCGCGCACATTGATCACGGAAAATCCACACTGGCGGATCGTCTGCTGGAGCGCACGGGCGCAATCACACAGCGCGATCTGGTGAACAACCAGGTACTGGACGACATGGATCTGGAGCAGGAACGCGGCATCACCATTAAACTGCATGCCGTGCAGATGCAGTACAAGCACAGCGACGGCCTCGAATACACGCTGAATCTTATCGATACGCCGGGGCACGTCGACTTTTCCTATGAAGTGTCCCGCTCGCTCAATGCCTGCGAAGGCGCCATCCTTGTTGTGGACGCCACGCAGGGCATAGAGGCGCAGACCATTTCGAACCTCTATCTCGCCATCGAAGCGGGTCTCGAGATCATCCCGGTTATTAATAAAGTGGATCTCGCCAGCGCCGAAGTCGAGAAAGTCACGCACAGTATCGTGGATCTCATCGGCTGTGATCCGGAGGACATCATCCCCGCCAGCGCCAAATCCGGCGTCGGTATTGACGAGATTCTCGACGCCGTGGTTAAGCGTGTTCCCGCTCCCAAGGGCGATCCCGAAGCCCCGTTGCAGGCACTGATTTTCGATTCCGTTTTCGACTCCTATCGCGGAGCCATCGTGTACATGCGCGTGGTGCAGGGCACGATACGGGAGGGTGAGCGCATTCGATTTTTCTCCAACGGCAAGGAATTCGAAGTGGAGGAAGTCGGGATATTGCGCCTGAAGCGATTCCGGACCAAAGAACTTTCCGCCGGCAATGTCGGCTATCTCATCGCCGGCATCAAGACTGTCGCAGACACGAATGTCGGCGATACCATCACGAACGTCAAGAATCCCGCCTCCGGTCCTGTACCCGGATACAAGGAAGTGAAGCCCATGGTCTTCTCCGGCATGTATCCGACGGTCAGCGAGGAATTCGAGGAGCTGCGCGACGCACTCGCCAAATTGCGCCTTAACGATTCGTCGCTGATGTACGAACCCGAAACTTCCGCAGCGCTGGGCTTCGGTTTCCGCGCGGGCTTCCTGGGCCTGCTGCACATGGAGATCGTGCAGGAGCGCCTCGAACGGGAATTCGGCATGACCATCATCACGACGGTCCCCAACGTCGAGTATTTCGTCATTCTCAAAAGCGGGGAGCGCGTCGTCATTGACAATCCTTCGATGATGCCGGAAGTCGGAAAAATCGAGTATGTAGAAGAACCCTACATCTCCGCGCAGATCATCACGCCGACGGAGTACCTCGGCAACATCATGAAGCTGTGCATGGAGCGCCGCGGTGTGTATGTGAATACACAGTACATCGATCCCACGCGCGCGGATGTCCACTTCGAGCTGCCGCTGTCCGAGATTATTTTCGATTTCTACGACAAGCTCAAATCCGTGTCGCGCGGCTATGCCTCCTTCGATTACGAATACAAGGATTACCGCGAATCCGACCTCGTCAAGCTCGACATCCTGCTCAACGGCGAACCCGTGGACGCACTGTCGAGCATTGTGCATCGCTCCAAGTCCTACGACTGGGGCCGCCGTTACTGCCGCAAGCTCAAGGATTTGATTCCCCGGCAGATGTTCGAGGTCGTCATTCAAGCGGCGATAGGCAATAAGGTCATAGCCCGCGATGTGGTGAAGGCGCTGCGAAAAAACGTGACCGCCAAATGCTACGGCGGCGATATCTCCCGCAAACGGAAGCTGCTCGAGAAGCAGAAAGAAGGCAAGAAGCGCATGAAGCAGGTCGGTGCGGTGGAAGTACCGCAGGAGGCCTTTCTCGCCGTGCTCTCCATGGACGAGTAG
- a CDS encoding class I SAM-dependent methyltransferase, producing the protein MSNVNNYDRIADLYDLYVTADYDISFWKKEGQGASEVLEVTAGTGRVSLPLVRQGSKVTALDASWKQLQRMQQKAASEGLHIDIVKADMRDFDLGKTFPLVIIPFQSLQELTDPCDATAALRRVRAHISEEGRAIVTLHHPSAQTCGDGRTLRLVDEYRLPNENRMLFWLARNYNAETHIGTSYQIYEEYDVDGLLHRKRIFTPTYRVFERDDIEQRIASAGLRITNVWGGYDWSPLTDESRFMIYELKV; encoded by the coding sequence ATGAGCAACGTCAACAACTACGACCGCATCGCCGATCTGTACGACCTGTACGTCACGGCGGATTACGACATTTCGTTCTGGAAGAAGGAGGGTCAGGGAGCCTCCGAAGTTCTCGAAGTCACGGCGGGCACCGGTCGCGTATCGCTGCCTCTCGTCAGGCAAGGATCGAAGGTGACCGCGCTCGATGCGTCCTGGAAACAATTGCAGCGCATGCAACAGAAAGCCGCTTCCGAAGGTTTGCATATCGACATCGTGAAAGCGGATATGCGTGACTTCGATCTCGGGAAGACCTTTCCGCTCGTCATTATTCCTTTTCAGTCGCTGCAGGAGCTCACCGATCCCTGCGACGCCACCGCCGCGCTCAGGCGTGTGCGAGCGCACATTTCAGAAGAAGGCCGGGCCATTGTCACGCTGCACCATCCCTCGGCGCAGACCTGCGGCGACGGACGCACACTGCGTCTGGTGGACGAGTACCGGCTGCCCAACGAAAATCGTATGCTTTTCTGGCTGGCCCGCAACTACAACGCCGAAACGCATATCGGTACGAGCTATCAGATTTACGAAGAGTATGACGTAGATGGCCTGCTCCATCGCAAGCGAATCTTTACGCCCACCTATCGCGTCTTCGAGCGTGATGACATAGAGCAGCGCATCGCCTCGGCGGGGCTGCGCATCACCAATGTCTGGGGCGGTTACGACTGGTCGCCGCTCACCGACGAAAGCCGTTTCATGATTTATGAGCTGAAGGTGTAG